The window TTTAAGTTATAAACATTGATTATCCCCAATTCAGATCTAAACAACCAATCATTTTCCAGGAATGCATCTCTACCAAAACCACCGCACGTTctcccttttcctctttttctctctcctctctgTAACCACCTCCTACTCTCTCTTCCCAAAAAACCACCTCCTCCTTCCTCCCACCCGCAAACTCGGCGGAGATGAGTCACTCTTCTGCGAAAGTTGGCGCTTTGCTGTTGAAACAAACAACGTCATTGGTTGGTCTACCATTCCTTCACAATGTTTTGACTTTGTGAAGAACTACATCAATGGCGATCGTTATTTCTCGGACTCTCTAATCGTCGCTGAAAACTCCTTGGAATTTGCTAAATCTGTTAATATTACTGGAGATGGTAAAGATGCCTGGATTTTCGATGTTGATGAAACTCTTCTCTTCAATTTGCATTATTATGAGACTCATAACTATGGGTgagttttaaagttatttactcatttatttGGGAAAATTTGTACATTTGACTGTATGCGTATTTCTGTAGCGATCATTGATTTGGAAATTGGAATTATTAGTTGGGAACAGAACTTTACATTGTTTATCTTTGAGTTTGATTGGGTTTTCATGATCTGAAGTTTAAGCTGGGACGGATCCGGAAAAATATGAAATCATATCGAtcgataatattaaaaaaaatttattgtttttctaGGAATTACGGTAAAGTATTAAAGTATATACCATTCAAGCCAAGTGATCGTTGACCAGCTTAAATGACCGTTAATTATTACTAATTACCTTTGACTTAAATGACCGTtaatcattactaattaccttTTGACTTTTGTTAATCACCTCTAATCATCTTTGACTTTTTTAATCatcatttattgtgttttagcactttaacgTCATACCTATCATAACTATATTTTCCAAAAAACGGACGTTGCGATTATTCTTATTAACTCTTTCAAAAATCCGTCGAAACAAGTAtttatttgtctattttttGGCACGCAGATTGAAAAGATATTTAACATAATTTTTACCATCATAATgatattgttttaaaaaaacagATGTCGAGATTGCCTTTAACTTTTTCGAAAATCTAGTCgaaataattacttatttacCTATTTTTCGGCAGGTAAACCAAAAAAGTTATCTCATAAGGGTAATCGTAACGtacattttttgaaaatatattgtTATGATAGGtaaaaaagacgttaaatatcATTTTCA of the Amaranthus tricolor cultivar Red isolate AtriRed21 chromosome 6, ASM2621246v1, whole genome shotgun sequence genome contains:
- the LOC130814818 gene encoding acid phosphatase 1-like yields the protein MHLYQNHRTFSLFLFFSLLSVTTSYSLFPKNHLLLPPTRKLGGDESLFCESWRFAVETNNVIGWSTIPSQCFDFVKNYINGDRYFSDSLIVAENSLEFAKSVNITGDGKDAWIFDVDETLLFNLHYYETHNYGSEAFDEEAFDAWMLQAEASALPASLSLYKELQRLGFTIFILTGRSEPYRTATEANLRSAGYDNWERLLLRGPGDKHKLAIEYKSEKRLELVDEGYRIRGNSGDQWSDLLGYAIAQRSFKLPNPMYYIA